The Porphyrobacter sp. LM 6 sequence GCCCTCGGGCGCCAAGGGCAAGTACGTCCGCAAGGTCTCGCTGACCTCGTCGATGGGCCCGGGCCTCAAGGTTGACCTGAGCGAAGTCGAAGGCGCGTAATCGCCTGTAGCACTGCGATCCCTGCGGGATCGAAGGCGCTACGATCAAACAATGACAGGGGCCGGAAGCCAATGGCTTCCGGCCCCTTGTTATTCGCGGAAAATACTCCATTTGAAGAGAGCTGCACGCAGGCTCTGCGCTCCTCCTCCCCTGCGGCACGACCTGGATAAGAGGTTCCTCGATGCCCGTTTCGCCGGACGATGATCGTTCGTGGCTCAAACCCAAATGGCTGGTAAGCGCCGTTGCGCTGGCCGCCTTCTCCCTGATTGCGAGTTACGACCTGCGCCTCGGCCTCGCGGCTGGCGCGCTCCTCGGCGTGGCGGGCGCGGTGTGGCTCTATCTGGCGCTGCGCTACGGATCGCTCAGCGGCGCGCCCTCTGGCCGTAACCTGGTGGTCAGCCGGGCCCGCCAGCAGATGAGCAATCGCCGGATTGCGGCCGATCAGGAAGATGATGTGTCGCCTGCCCCCGAACCGCAGGACTGAAGAGCCTCAGAGCGCGCCGTAGAGCGTGTTCGAGACAAGCTGTTCGGCCATTCTTAGACCGGTCCGCATCGCACTGGCTGGCAGAGGCACGCTTGGTTTTTCGTGACGGGCGAAGCTCGGGGGCGTGCCAGCATAATGCGCGGTCTCGACCCCAGGCATTGCTGCCAGAGCCTCGACCAGACCGGTAAAGCGACGCCGCACGATGCGGTTCACCGCGAGCTTGCGGCGATTGATCAGTTCGAACGAATGGCTAACGAGGGTGAAGCTGCTTCGGCCGTTGTCGCGCGCATGGTGGATCGCGGCTAGCATTTCAGCGAGAGTGAGTGCGGTAATCTGCGCGTGGCGTTGACCCCCGCCCAGTGCGCCAATGCTGCCGATCGGAACCTCGATGACGCCAAGCCTGGCCACCGGATCGCGATCATCGGGGCCGAGCCCGATGCGGCATGCGCTCGCGGGCAGAGCGGGACAGTGGCTCGAATCATAACCGATTCCGATGGCGGCCAGCGCCCGCAGTGTATCGTCGTTCGCGCCATAATTGCCCGCCCGGAACGCCACCGGTGCAGGCGCACCCGCCGCGATCAGCGTGTCGCGGGCATAGGCGAGCAATTGGCACTGCTCATCGAACCGGAAGTCGGCGATGTTCCGCCCGATGCGCCGCGATGGCAGCGGGTTGGCGCTACCGGCGAGCGCGAGCCATTCGGTGTGGCAATGGAGTTGCACATCCTGCCCGGCATCAAGGATCGGGCCGACAATATCCTCGATCGCGGCGACGCCCCAGATCAGCGCAGGCATCGGATCGACGAAGAACACTGCCTTCTGCCCGTGGCGAGCGAACAATTCGAGCTTGTGGGTGATGCCAGCGGGGCCTTCAGGGGTCAGGCAGGCAATCGAACGGGCATAGTTCTCGGCCCGGTCCGTGTGTCCCGGTCCGGTATAGAGCCCCGAGGAATACTCGGTGTCGATGGTGATGAAGACCTTCGTCATCGCGCACCGACCCATAACGCCAAGGCGTTAATGCAGGGTTGGCCGCCGCCTTCCCGTGCGCGGGGGGGTTAGATCCCGCCGCGCGTCACCTCGTATCCCGCTTCACCAAGACCAGCGACGAGCACTTCGATGCAGGCGTTGAGGTCATCGGCGCTGGTCGAGCGGACCACGAAATTCGCGCCGACCCGGCCTTCGCGGAAGAAGGGATAGGAGCCGATCTGGCAGCTCTCGTGCGCGGCCTCGGTCCGGCGCAGAAGCTCGGCGACCTCGCTTTCGGGGATCCAGCCACCGACCGTTTCGGAGAGCAGCGGCGCGCCGCCTTCGAGCTGGCCGGTGAGCGCATCGAGCATCCCGGCTGTGATGTGGGGAACGCCAGCCATCAGGAACAGGTTGCCGCGGCGGATGCCGGGCGCGCCGGACATGCGGTTGGGGATGAGTTCCGATCCTTCCGGAACGCGGGCCATCCTGAGGCGGCCCTCGTTGAGCCCGCCCCGCGTGGCATAGTAGCGTTCAAGCAGCGCCCGCGCATCGGGGTGGATTACCACCGGAACGCCCAGCGCGGCCGCCACCGCATCGACCGTGATGTCATCATGCGTCGGCCCGATCCCGCCAGTGGTGAACAGGTAATCATAGGCGGCGCGCAGATCGTTCACCGCCGCAACGATGCGCGCTTCGACATCGGGCACCACCCGCACCTCGGCAAGGCGGATGCCCTGGACCTGCAGCCAGCTCGCCACCTGCGCGATGTTCTTGTCGTGGGTGCGGCCGGAGAGGATTTCGTCGCCGATAACGACAAGCCCGGCGGTCCAGATCTTTTCAGGAGAGGTCATGGGGCAAGGTTAGGCGAAGGCGAGCGTAATCGGAAGAGGTTCGTCTCGCTTTCCCCGTTCGCCTCGATTGAAGTCGAAAGGCCCTGGCCTTGTGTCTCTATTTCCCTCGACACGAACGGGGTTTTGCGTGGCTTTACTCAGCTGCCTCAAGCTGCTCGTCGGCCGCGCGGGCATTGGCACCTGCGCGGGTGAAGGTGAGGATGCCGTCGGTCAGCGGATCGTCCTTCATGCGCTTGCGATCGACGACATATTCCTGATTGAGCCGCCACGGGTAGCTGACCGAATTGCGCGGCATGATGTGCTTGCCGCGCTGGATGTATCCGGACGAGAAATCGAACACGTCGTCTTCGACGATCTTCGCTTCGTCTTCTGCCGTCAGTATCGGTGTCGCGATGGTGCTGCCGGTCTTGCGCATATGTTCGAGCACGCGGCACACGTAATCGGAATTGATGTCCGCCCGCAGCGTCCAGCTGGCGTTGAGATAGCCGAACACCACCGCAAGGTTGGGCAGGTTCGAGAACATGCAGCCCTTGTAATAGAACCGCTCGTTGAAGACGACCGGCTCCCCGTCAACCCGCACATCGATCTTGCCTGCCACTGCGAGCTTGAGGCCCGTGGCCGTGACGACGATGTCGGCGGGCAGGAACTGGCCGTCGGTCAGACGCACGCCGCCCTTTTCGAATTTGGCGATGTGGCCAGTGACGACGCTGGCCTTGCCGGCCTTCATCGCGGTGAACAGATCTTCATCGGGCACCAGACACAGGCGCTGCTCCCAGGGATTATAGGGAGGCGTGAAACTCGCCTTGTCGTAATCCGGCCCCAGCGCCCTTTCGATCTTCTTGTAGAGCGCGTCCTTCACCTTCTGCGGATTGTCGCGCGCCACCTTGAAGGTGAAGTCCTGCATCTTGATGTTCTTGAACCGGGTGATCCGGTAGGCGAGGCTCTCGGGCAGGATCTTGCGGAGCGTGTTGGCGATCCAGTCCTTCGCCGGACGGGTGAACATCCAGGTCGGCGTGCGCTGGAGCATCGTGACATGCCCCGCCTCGCGCGCCATCGAGGGCACGATTGTGACGGCGGTCGCGCCTGATCCGATCACCACCACGTTCTTGCCCGCGTAATCGAGATCTTTGGGCCAGAACTGCGGGTGGATCACTTGCCCGTCGAACTCGCCGAAGTCGAAGCCGGGGTCATAGGGTTCGTCGTAATCGTAATAGCCCGAACCGAGGTAGAGGAAGTTCGCGGTCATGTGAGTGCGCGAACCATCGGCCTTTTCCATCTCGACGTGCCAGCGCGCGTCATCGTGATGGAAGTCGGCGCTGATGACCTTGTGGCCGAAGCGGATGTGCTGGCGGATGCCGCGTTCATCCACGATCCGGTCGAGATACTCGAGGATCGCGGGTGCATCGGCGATGCTCTTTTCGTGCCGCCACGGTTCGAAATCGAAGCCGAGGGTGTGCATGTCGCTGTCCGAACGGATGCCGGGGTAGCGGAACAGATCCCACGTGCCGCCGAGATTGTCGCGGCGTTCAACAATCGCATAGCTGTGGTGCGGCGCTTTCATTTCCATGTGCGCGGCCATGCCGATGCCGGAAATCCCGGCACCCACGATCAGCACGTCGAAATCGGGCGGTGTTGCGAGCATGACGGGGCCTCTCTCTCCCTTGTTGACAGCGATGTAATCACAAGCCTCGGCCAAAAGCGAGTCTTGAATGGCAATATGCAACTGACTTTGAGGTGACGCGATGCGGTGCAGGCTATAAGGCGCACCGCATGACCATTCGTGCCCGCTTGCTCGCTTCACTCCCGCTCGCGCTTCTCGCCTCCCCGCTCACCGCGCAGGAGGATGTCGGGGAGGAGGAGCTGGCCGAGGAGATCATCGTCACCGGGCGCGGGCTTGATCCGGCGCTGTCGACCGGGATCTACGCCACCACCTCGCTCGAACGTGATGTGATTGTCGCCAGCCCCTCGGGCCGGATCGAGGATGTGCTGCGCGGGGTCGCGGGGTTCCAGCAGTTCCGCCGCTCGGATAGCCGCTCGTCCAACCCCAGCGCGCAAGGGGTGACGCTGCGCGCGCTGGGCGGCAATGCCACCAGCCGCGCGCTGGTCCTGCTCGACGGGGTGCCGCTGGCCGATCCGTTCTTCGGCTATATTCCGCTCTCCGCCATCGCGCCGGAAATGCTCGGCACCATCCGGGTGACCCGCGGCGGCGGATCGGGGCCGTTCGGCGCAGGCGCGCTGGCGGGCACGATCGAGCTGGAGAGCGTCGAAGCGGGGGCAACCGGTGCGCTGCTGGGAAGCACGGCGCTGAATGATCGTGGCGAGACCGAGCTCTCGGGTGTGCTCACGCAAAGCCTCGGGCGCGGTTTTGCAGTGGCGAGCGGGCGGTGGGACCGCGGGCAGGGGTTCTTCACCACCCCCACCGATCAACGCGTCCCCGCATCGGCTCGCGCCGCATTTGACAGCTGGAATGCCGCGCTTCGGGCTGTCGCTCCGCTCAACGATACGGTCGAATTGCAGGCCCGTGTCGCGACCTTTCGCGATGCCCGCACGCTGCGTTTCAACGGCGCGGATTCGACCAGCGCAGGCGAGGAAGCCTCGATCCGCTTCGTCGGGCGCGGCGATTGGGTGTTCGATGCGCTCGCCTATGTCCAGACGCGCGATTTCTCGAACATCGTCATCTCTTCGACCCGCTTCACCCCGACGCTCGACCAGCGCCGCACGCCTTCCACCGGGATCGGCGGCAAGTTCGAGCTGCGCCCGCCGCTGCTCGAAGGGCACGAAATCCGCATCGGCGCTGATTATCGCCGCGCCGATGGCGAATTGCAGGAAGAGGCGATCAGCGCCGTTACCGGCCGGATCACCGAACGCCGCCGCGCTGGCGGTGCGACCGCCAATCTCGGCCTTTTTGTCGAGGATGACTGGCAGATCGGCCCGGTGCTCTTGAACGGCGGTCTGCGCGCCGATCGCACCAGCATCACCGACGGCTTCTACCGTGCGGCGACGCCTACGGGGAGCCTTGTGGGCGAGGTCATCGCACCTGACCGCACCGACTGGGCGGTAAGCTGGCGCGCCGGGGTGCGGGTCAATGCGACCCGGCGGCTCGATCTGCGCGCGGCGGCCTATACCGGGCTGCGACTGCCGACCCTCAACGAACTCTACCGCCCCTTCGTGGTGTTCCCGGTCGTGACCGAGGCCAACGCCGATCTCGTCAACGAGCGGCTCAAGGGCCATGAAATCGGGTTCGACTGGCAGCCCGTCGATGCCTTGGTGGTGTCGGTCACCGCGTTCGACAACGAGGTCGAGAACGCCATCGCCAACGTCACCATCGCCCCCAACCTGCGCCGCCGCGCGAACCTGCCGGCGATCACGTCGCGCGGGGTTGAGGCGACTGTCGCGGCGAGCGTCGGCAAGGTCAGTATCGAGGGCGCTTTGTCATGGACCGACGCTGACGTGCGGGGCGAGGGTGCCTCATTCGAACTCGATGGCAATCGCCCGGCCCAGACCCCCAAGTTGGCGGCGACACTGACCCTCGCCTGGACGCCGGCGGCTGGCTGGTGGGTAGCCGGGACCCTGCGCCATGTCTCTGCCCAGTTCGAGGATGACCGCGAAACGGATTCGCTTCCCGCAGCGACCACGATCGACGCATTTCTGACCGCGCCGCTCTCTGGAAAGCTCTCGCTAGTGCTGCGCGGCGAAAATCTGACTGACGAGGCCATCGTCACCCGCAACCAGGGCGGATCGATCGATCTCGGCGTTCCGCGCACTATGTGGCTGGGTTTACGTTACGGATTCTGACGCTCCGCAGAAGCGCGAAAGATTGTTTCGCAGCTGATCGCGCAGCCGCATTCATGCTGCGTTGCAACATGTTATGTTGCATTTTTGCTACGGCGGCACAGAACTTTCCCTTCGACTCTTGTTAGGCGGCGAGACACTGATAGGCTTCGCGCTCCAGAGCCAAGTCCGGCGCAAAAAGACCGGCTGGAATGTGGAGAGAGGGAAGACATGACGCGCAAATTTGCAGCCTTTGCTGGCGGCCTGATGGCCTGCAGCTCACTGACCGCCCCGGCCTTTGCCCAGGACAGCGAAACCGCCACCCCCGAAGTCCGGGATGACAATGTCATCATCGTGACCGCGACCCGCCGTGCGCAGGACGTGCAGGACATTCCGCTGGCGGTGACCGCGATTTCGCCGCAGCAGCTGGAAGCCCAGCGCGTGGTCAACATCCAGCAGATCTCAGCGCTCGCTCCCAGCTTTACCGCTAGCCAGGCCCAGCTTGCCTCGGGCTCGGTGGTGCTGCGCGTGCGCGGTATCGGGACAACCTCGAACAACATCGGCTTTGAAAGCGCGGTCGGCATCTTCATCGACGGCGCCTATCAGTCGCGTCCGGGCGTCGCGCTCTCCGAGTTCGTCGATGTCGAGCGCGTTGAAGTGCTGCGCGGCCCGCAGGGCACCCTGTTCGGCCGCAACACCTCGGCTGGTGCGCTCAACGTCACCAACGTCCGTCCGGACGTCACCGAGTTCAGCGGTTTCGTGAACGCGGAATACGGCAACTTCGACGAAAAGAGCCTTCAGGGCGCGATCAACGTGCCGATCGTCAAGGATACGGTCGCGGTGCGCCTCACCGGTGCATGGCGCGAGCGTGACGGCTTCCTCGATGTGGTCAACCGCACCGGCACCAAGATCGGCGAAACCAATACGGCCGACCAGTGGCTGGTCCGCGGCCAGATCGGCTGGGATACCGACAGCGGTCTGCGCGGTCGCATTATCGCCGATTATTCGAAGAGCAAGTCGAGCTGCTGCGGTGCGATCGAGCTCTATCAGTCGCCGCTGGTGACCGGCGGTGCCTATGCTGCGGTTGGCCTTGGCGCCAATGGCGGCAACGGCCAGCCCTATGTCGCCACCGCACCGCGCGATCAGGCCGGGTTCGAACGGGCGATGGACAACCGCACGGTTTCGGCTAACGCCGCGCCGCGCGCCGACATCGACAACTATGGCGTGACCGGCGAGCTTGAATTCCCGCTGTCCGACAGCGCGGACCTGATCTTCATCGGCTCGTACCGCAAGTATCAGAGCTTTGAAGCCTACGATTCCGACTTCACCGGTCTCGATATCTTCAACGTGAGCGGGCTCAACCTCGATCTCGATACCTGGACGGCCGAATTGCGGCTTCAGGGCGATAGCATGGACGGCGCGCTCAACTACATGATCGGCGGGTTCTACTCCGACGAGCAGATCGACCAGTCGGTCAGCTTCGCGCTCGGTGCGGATTATGGCGAGAACGTCGGTGCGCTGCTGTTCGTGCCGACCGGCGGGGCGCTTGGTGCCAACCCGCTGACCGTGTTCACCGGCCTTGATCCGAACGGGACCAGCAACACCAACCGGTTCCAGCAGGATGCCAAGAGCTACGCCGTCTTCAGCCACAACTCGCTCGAGATTACCGACGGGCTCGAACTGACTGTCGGCGCACGCTATTCGTGGGAAGAAAAGTCGGGCGGGTTCAGCCAGACGGCGGTGAACAACCAGATCTGCCCGGCAACGCTGGGCGCACTGGGCGCCATTCCTGAGGCGCTGCGTCCGTCCTTCATCGGGCTGGGCTGCTTCGGCTTCACCGCCCCGGCCAACCTGCCGCAATCGGCAGTGTTGCCGCTGGTTCGCACCTTCCAGACCGACTTCAAGGACGAAGAGCTGATCTACACCGTCAAACTCGGTTACGAGTTCAGCAGCGCAACCAACGCCTATGCCAGCTTCACGCATGGCTATAAGGCGGGTGGTATCAACCTCGATACCACTGCCGCCGTCAACGGCGCCGATCCGCGCTTCCTGTCGGAAGAGGTCGATGCCTATGAAATCGGTCTGAAGAGCAAGCTGTTCGACGATGCGGTGACCCTCAACGTCGCTGCCTTCTACGAAGAGTTCACCAACTTCCAGGTGCTCGAATTCACCGGCACCGCGTTCACAACCTTCAACGTTCCGATCGCCGAAACCCGGGGTGTCGAAATCGAAACGCTGATCCGGCCGAGCCGGGAACTGACTTTCAACGTGTCGGGCACCTTCCTCGAAGCGAGCTACCCCGACGATTGCGATGTCGGTCAGGAAACCACTGTCACCGTGGCCTCGCTGTGCGGCAACGATCTGACCAACGCACCGCAGGTCGTCGCGCTGGTTGGCGGTATGTGGGAAAAGCCGATCAACGATTCGATGGAATTCTTCCTGTCGGGTCAGGTCCGCATGGAAAGCGACCAGCGTACCTCCACGCAGGCGATCGTGCCGCCGACCGTGGCTGCCGGTTCGACCGCGGCACAGGTTCAGGCTGCGGTTGATGCGGCTCCGCTGATCGTTGCCGACGTTCAGGACGGCAAGGCCTTCGTGAACCTGCGTGCGGGTCTGCGCTTCGGCGACGGCGCCTACGCGATCGAAGGCTGGGTCAACAACCTGACCGACGAAGTGGTGCGCGGGGTGACCTTCAACACCACGCTGCGCGGTTCGGGCGCGGTCAACTCGCGTTCGGCCTTCACCCTGCCGCCGCGTCAGTACGGCATCACCCTGCGCGCCAAGTTCTAAGCGCGAAGGGCTCCGGCCAAAACAGAAGGGGCGGCTCGAAAGAGCCGCCCCATTTTTTATCCTTTTGCGCTGAGGGCCGGTCGCGCAAGCGACCGCAAGGCCAAGCGGCCGCTCCGCAGGTGCTCGATCCCGCAGGGATCGAAACGCACCGAGGACGCAGCCGCGGAGGCGGCTGCGCTCACATACCCCGAGCGATCA is a genomic window containing:
- a CDS encoding TonB-dependent receptor, yielding MTIRARLLASLPLALLASPLTAQEDVGEEELAEEIIVTGRGLDPALSTGIYATTSLERDVIVASPSGRIEDVLRGVAGFQQFRRSDSRSSNPSAQGVTLRALGGNATSRALVLLDGVPLADPFFGYIPLSAIAPEMLGTIRVTRGGGSGPFGAGALAGTIELESVEAGATGALLGSTALNDRGETELSGVLTQSLGRGFAVASGRWDRGQGFFTTPTDQRVPASARAAFDSWNAALRAVAPLNDTVELQARVATFRDARTLRFNGADSTSAGEEASIRFVGRGDWVFDALAYVQTRDFSNIVISSTRFTPTLDQRRTPSTGIGGKFELRPPLLEGHEIRIGADYRRADGELQEEAISAVTGRITERRRAGGATANLGLFVEDDWQIGPVLLNGGLRADRTSITDGFYRAATPTGSLVGEVIAPDRTDWAVSWRAGVRVNATRRLDLRAAAYTGLRLPTLNELYRPFVVFPVVTEANADLVNERLKGHEIGFDWQPVDALVVSVTAFDNEVENAIANVTIAPNLRRRANLPAITSRGVEATVAASVGKVSIEGALSWTDADVRGEGASFELDGNRPAQTPKLAATLTLAWTPAAGWWVAGTLRHVSAQFEDDRETDSLPAATTIDAFLTAPLSGKLSLVLRGENLTDEAIVTRNQGGSIDLGVPRTMWLGLRYGF
- a CDS encoding TonB-dependent receptor; translation: MTRKFAAFAGGLMACSSLTAPAFAQDSETATPEVRDDNVIIVTATRRAQDVQDIPLAVTAISPQQLEAQRVVNIQQISALAPSFTASQAQLASGSVVLRVRGIGTTSNNIGFESAVGIFIDGAYQSRPGVALSEFVDVERVEVLRGPQGTLFGRNTSAGALNVTNVRPDVTEFSGFVNAEYGNFDEKSLQGAINVPIVKDTVAVRLTGAWRERDGFLDVVNRTGTKIGETNTADQWLVRGQIGWDTDSGLRGRIIADYSKSKSSCCGAIELYQSPLVTGGAYAAVGLGANGGNGQPYVATAPRDQAGFERAMDNRTVSANAAPRADIDNYGVTGELEFPLSDSADLIFIGSYRKYQSFEAYDSDFTGLDIFNVSGLNLDLDTWTAELRLQGDSMDGALNYMIGGFYSDEQIDQSVSFALGADYGENVGALLFVPTGGALGANPLTVFTGLDPNGTSNTNRFQQDAKSYAVFSHNSLEITDGLELTVGARYSWEEKSGGFSQTAVNNQICPATLGALGAIPEALRPSFIGLGCFGFTAPANLPQSAVLPLVRTFQTDFKDEELIYTVKLGYEFSSATNAYASFTHGYKAGGINLDTTAAVNGADPRFLSEEVDAYEIGLKSKLFDDAVTLNVAAFYEEFTNFQVLEFTGTAFTTFNVPIAETRGVEIETLIRPSRELTFNVSGTFLEASYPDDCDVGQETTVTVASLCGNDLTNAPQVVALVGGMWEKPINDSMEFFLSGQVRMESDQRTSTQAIVPPTVAAGSTAAQVQAAVDAAPLIVADVQDGKAFVNLRAGLRFGDGAYAIEGWVNNLTDEVVRGVTFNTTLRGSGAVNSRSAFTLPPRQYGITLRAKF
- a CDS encoding flavin-containing monooxygenase — encoded protein: MLATPPDFDVLIVGAGISGIGMAAHMEMKAPHHSYAIVERRDNLGGTWDLFRYPGIRSDSDMHTLGFDFEPWRHEKSIADAPAILEYLDRIVDERGIRQHIRFGHKVISADFHHDDARWHVEMEKADGSRTHMTANFLYLGSGYYDYDEPYDPGFDFGEFDGQVIHPQFWPKDLDYAGKNVVVIGSGATAVTIVPSMAREAGHVTMLQRTPTWMFTRPAKDWIANTLRKILPESLAYRITRFKNIKMQDFTFKVARDNPQKVKDALYKKIERALGPDYDKASFTPPYNPWEQRLCLVPDEDLFTAMKAGKASVVTGHIAKFEKGGVRLTDGQFLPADIVVTATGLKLAVAGKIDVRVDGEPVVFNERFYYKGCMFSNLPNLAVVFGYLNASWTLRADINSDYVCRVLEHMRKTGSTIATPILTAEDEAKIVEDDVFDFSSGYIQRGKHIMPRNSVSYPWRLNQEYVVDRKRMKDDPLTDGILTFTRAGANARAADEQLEAAE
- a CDS encoding competence/damage-inducible protein A — protein: MTSPEKIWTAGLVVIGDEILSGRTHDKNIAQVASWLQVQGIRLAEVRVVPDVEARIVAAVNDLRAAYDYLFTTGGIGPTHDDITVDAVAAALGVPVVIHPDARALLERYYATRGGLNEGRLRMARVPEGSELIPNRMSGAPGIRRGNLFLMAGVPHITAGMLDALTGQLEGGAPLLSETVGGWIPESEVAELLRRTEAAHESCQIGSYPFFREGRVGANFVVRSTSADDLNACIEVLVAGLGEAGYEVTRGGI
- a CDS encoding polysaccharide deacetylase family protein; the encoded protein is MTKVFITIDTEYSSGLYTGPGHTDRAENYARSIACLTPEGPAGITHKLELFARHGQKAVFFVDPMPALIWGVAAIEDIVGPILDAGQDVQLHCHTEWLALAGSANPLPSRRIGRNIADFRFDEQCQLLAYARDTLIAAGAPAPVAFRAGNYGANDDTLRALAAIGIGYDSSHCPALPASACRIGLGPDDRDPVARLGVIEVPIGSIGALGGGQRHAQITALTLAEMLAAIHHARDNGRSSFTLVSHSFELINRRKLAVNRIVRRRFTGLVEALAAMPGVETAHYAGTPPSFARHEKPSVPLPASAMRTGLRMAEQLVSNTLYGAL